AGGGAAATATAATTCATATAAATGGCCTACACTTAATGAGTGTGCTGAATTTTATAATGTAGAAGTTGATGAAAATGAACTGCATCAAAGTATATACGATGTATTAACTATGGCTAGAATATTTTTCAAGATGAGAAAAAATACTCTTGCTAAAAGTAGAATTAAAGAATACGTAATAGAGAATAAAGGAACTAGATTTTAAGTTTTGGAAAGGGAATAATGATAGAAATTTTTGGGAGAAATGAATTTATATGGCTAATATATATATTAGTCAATTACTGTTTTATGTTATTTGCATATAGAAAATGGGGAAAGTTAGGTATAATGATGTTTATACCACTATCTATTGTAATTGCAAATATACAAGTTAATAAATTAATAGTTTTATTCGGTGTAGAAGCAACTATGGGGAACATTGCGTATGGTGGAATATTTTTAATTGAAGATATATTATCTGAAAATTATGGTAAAAAATATGCTAAAACTGTGGTAGCAATAGGATTTTTAACTATGGTATTTACTACAATAGTTATGAACCTTGCGATATTAATAAGTCCATCAGAAGCAGATACTGCACAAAATGCTATTAAAGCATTATTTTCTCCTTTATTAAGACTTACTGTTGCTTCACTTATGGCATATACTATATCAACTTATTTAGATATACATTTATATCAATTAATAAGAAAGATATTTCCAAGTTTTAAAAATATATGGATAAGAAATAATTTAAGTACAATAATAAGTCAAATAGTTGATAGTGTGATATTTACATTAGTTGCATTTGTAGGAATATATGATACGAATATTTTAATTAGTATAATGTTTTCAACATATTTCTTAA
The window above is part of the Oceanivirga salmonicida genome. Proteins encoded here:
- a CDS encoding queuosine precursor transporter, which produces MIEIFGRNEFIWLIYILVNYCFMLFAYRKWGKLGIMMFIPLSIVIANIQVNKLIVLFGVEATMGNIAYGGIFLIEDILSENYGKKYAKTVVAIGFLTMVFTTIVMNLAILISPSEADTAQNAIKALFSPLLRLTVASLMAYTISTYLDIHLYQLIRKIFPSFKNIWIRNNLSTIISQIVDSVIFTLVAFVGIYDTNILISIMFSTYFLKLIISIADTPFVYIAAWWKKKGIIKEVDDKI